The following coding sequences are from one Musa acuminata AAA Group cultivar baxijiao chromosome BXJ2-4, Cavendish_Baxijiao_AAA, whole genome shotgun sequence window:
- the LOC103982986 gene encoding NADH dehydrogenase [ubiquinone] flavoprotein 2, mitochondrial: MFSPAARLATKRLLEIRRALRPSLALASPAVAARSLSTALNYHIDSPDNNPDMPWEFSEANMKRVKEILSHYPSNYKQSAVIPLLDLAQQQHGGWLPVSAMNAVAKIMEVAPIRVYEVATFYSMFNRTKVGKYHLLVCGTTPCMIRGSREIEDALLKHLGVKRNEVTKDGMFSVGEMECMGCCVNAPMIVVADYSNGSEGYSYNYYEDVTPKRVVEIVEMLRKGEKLPAGTQNPDRIRCGPAGGNTTLLREPKPPPCRDLDAC, encoded by the exons ATGTTCTCGCCGGCGGCGCGCCTGGCGACCAAGCGACTCTTGGAGATCCGCCGAGCGCTGCGCCCTTCGCTCGCG ctcgcttcgcccgctgtcgccGCCAGATCCTTGTCCACGGCCCTCAACTAC CACATTGATTCGCCGGATAACAATCCTGACATGCCATGGGAGTTCAGCGAAGCAAATATGAAAAGG GTCAAAGAGATACTCTCCCACTATCCTTCAAACTACAAGCAATCTGCTGTTATTCCGCTACTGGACCTGGCCCAGCAGCAACATGGTGGATGGTTACCAGTTTCTGCAATGAATGCT GTGGCTAAGATTATGGAAGTTGCTCCTATTCGTGTGTATGAAGTTGCTACATTTTATTCAATGTTCAATAGGACAAAG GTTGGTAAATATCACCTTTTGGTTTGTGGAACAACACCCTGTATGATTCGTGGATCTCGTGAAATTGAAGATGCCCTATTAAAGCACTTGGGAGTCAAGCGCAATG AAGTGACAAAGGATGGAATGTTTTCAGTCGGCGAAATGGAGTGCATG GGCTGCTGCGTGAATGCTCCTATGATTGTTGTAGCTGACTACAGTAATGGCTCAGAAGGATACTCATATAATTACTAT GAAGATGTGACACCAAAACGAGTTGTTGAGATTGTGGAGATGTTGAGAAAGGGAGAAAAACTACCA GCTGGAACTCAAAATCCTGATCGGATTAGATGTGGACCAGCCGGAGGGAACACCACATTGCTCCGGGAACCCAAACCGCCTCCATGCAGGGATTTAGATGCCTGCTGA
- the LOC103982987 gene encoding auxin-responsive protein IAA4 has product MEDIKGSDGLGDTELRLGLPGTSTATRSAKRALPEGDEESHDELRRTSAAKAQVVGWPPIRSYRKNSFPARKVEAEAEAAAGLYVKVSMDGVPYLRKIDLRVYKGYKELREGLNNMFKCFSLGELSRREGGSGSEYAITYEDKDGDLMLVGDVPWEMFISSCKRLRIMKGSEARGLESRQH; this is encoded by the exons ATGGAAGACATCAAGGGAAGCGACGGCCTCGGTGACACGGAGCTGCGGCTCGGTTTGCCGGGCACGTCGACGGCAACAAGGAGCGCCAAGCGAGCACTTCCCGAAGGCGACGAGGAAAGCCACGACGAGCTCCGACGAACCTCGGCGGCAAA GGCACAGGTAGTGGGATGGCCACCGATCCGGTCGTACCGGAAGAACAGCTTCCCGGCGAGGAAGGTGGAGGCCGAGGCGGAGGCCGCCGCCGGGTTATACGTGAAGGTCAGCATGGATGGAGTACCTTACTTGAGGAAGATTGATCTCAGGGTTTACAAGGGTTACAAGGAACTCAGAGAGGGCCTGAACAACATGTTCAAATGTTTCTCTTTAG GAGAGTTGTCAAGGAGAGAAGGAGGCAGTGGATCTGAGTATGCCATCACCTATGAGGATAAAGATGGAGACTTGATGTTGGTTGGTGATGTTCCATGGGA GATGTTCATCTCTTCCTGCAAAAGGCTAAGGATAATGAAAGGATCTGAAGCAAGAGGATTAGAATCACGACAACATTAA